TTTTCTCCTCCTGCCTTTTCAAGTCAGCTACCTGGGTTTTGACACACCGTCTGTTAGCGCGACCAACCACCTCTTTAACATAACAGCCATTCCGGGCGGGGTGTACCGTTATATCCGGGACGGGCGAATGGCGTGGCCGCTCACCTGGGCCGTCATTATCGGCACCCTGCCCGGCGTGCTGACAGGCACGGTTATTCGCACTCGTTTCCTGCTCGACCCAGCTTCCTTTAAACGCTTTATCGGCATCGTCTTACTCTATATAGGTGTGAAGCTTCTGAGTACTGCCCGAACCGGAAAGAAAAAACAGGAAAGAGAGCAGCCCCCCACTCCTTTTTCGGGGGATAGCATCAGTCAATCGTGGATCAATTACAAAACCTTGGGGTTTACCTTTAGAGGGGAAAAGTATCAGGCCCCTACCCGGCAAGTTATGCTTCTGAGTCTAGTCGTCGGTCTTATCGGCGGTATCTACGGGATTGGCGGGGGAGCACTTATGGCTCCTTTTTTTATCTCTCTTTTTGGTCTCCCCATCTATACAGTAGCAGGCGCGACCCTCATGGGCACCCTTGTTACCTCACTCGCAGGTGTCGTTTCTTTTCAAATCCTCTCCTTATTCTTTCCAGAAACAGCTGTTGCTCCTGACTGGGGGCTCGGTATACTTTTCGGTGCCGGTGGCTGTGTCGGCATGTACTGCGGAGCCAAAA
This is a stretch of genomic DNA from Candidatus Electrothrix rattekaaiensis. It encodes these proteins:
- a CDS encoding sulfite exporter TauE/SafE family protein, which encodes MPPLVAFCISFFTSMSGVSGAFLLLPFQVSYLGFDTPSVSATNHLFNITAIPGGVYRYIRDGRMAWPLTWAVIIGTLPGVLTGTVIRTRFLLDPASFKRFIGIVLLYIGVKLLSTARTGKKKQEREQPPTPFSGDSISQSWINYKTLGFTFRGEKYQAPTRQVMLLSLVVGLIGGIYGIGGGALMAPFFISLFGLPIYTVAGATLMGTLVTSLAGVVSFQILSLFFPETAVAPDWGLGILFGAGGCVGMYCGAKMQRYVPARLIQTVLACSILYVSLRYLAIV